The Toxorhynchites rutilus septentrionalis strain SRP chromosome 1, ASM2978413v1, whole genome shotgun sequence genome contains the following window.
CCGAATACCTTTTAAATAATAGTTACAATCGTTCTATCGATAACTGCCCCGCAGTATTATTGTTCGGTGTGAAACAGAGAATTCACGTTGAACCAGAGTTAGAGCGTTTCTTAGATAATCTTAATCAAGATGCCAATCGTGATATGGAGAAAATTAGAAGTGATGCTGCCAAAAGAAATAAACAGGTTCAGGAATATAATAAGATGAAATACGACACTAAATGTAAACGAAATACAATTTACAAACGAGGTGATCTAGTTGTTATTAGAACAGTTAAAGTTGCTGGTGAGAATAGAAAGCTTAAAGCTAAATACAGAGAACCGTATCAGATCAAAAAGGTTCTAGATAACAACCGCtacccggccccgtgaggctaacgccatatgagccttgataaaaatatatattttggaaaaaaaaacaaccgctACATCGTTACTGACATGGAAGGGTACCAGGTGACAAGCACTCACTTTGACGGAACTTTTGATCCACTAAATATTCGACTTTACAAGAAAGTTGCCACTCGGAGTACCGAAGATTATTCAACTAGCTGCTCGTCTGACGATTCCAGTTCCAAGGGTCTTCAGATGAACCTGATTTTTACGGGTTTCCCGAAGATGACTAATCCTGTAGTGTTATTGCCGTTACGTTTCTAGAGTTAAAATCGACGAATATGTTTTATATTTCATACTTCAACCATGATTAAACCACACGATTGTTCCGAGCATTATATTGATCCCGTTTTATTTAAGTCATCGGACAGTATTTAGATTCTTACATCAAACTATCGAGGGCGATAGCAGCGCAGGATGGCCGAACTGTAGCAGACGGAAAATTTTGCTCGGGATATCACGACCACCCTATACTACTAATGCTGTCAGTTAAGTTCGTGTATCTTCGTCAGCCATCGCTGTCGCTCGACAACCAGTGAGCTGATCTTCATTATATAACATACGGTCATAGCATACAGAACAATAAACgttttactgtagttttttttccattcggtCTGTTTTATTCTGATTTCCGTGATCCGCCTAAAGAGTAATGGTTTTTTTACAGgcgactagtgatccccgatttttgaaattaatcgttcatccactaatcgaatacttttcagccgtttgttattcgatacgattaatcgccccaaataatcgattaatcgattaatcgtaacACTAAGAGCAATAATTAGTTATTATTCTATTTTTCATTTGCCAGAAATTGTTTGCCGTTTTGAATGCTTGTAATTGTAATTTCGAACCGTTATAATTACTTGTATTTGTCGTTTAAGCTGCTAGGGTGGTAATGGGGCGTATGAAATATAAGCTAAGCATTGTGCATCAATCAAATTTATCCGAATTCCTATTGAAACATATGAATTAAAGTTTACCTTTCCatcaaaaatgcattttatatAATACGATAACACGATCTTTTAAAGTTGATGAAAAATGATTCAATTTTACATTTATTTACATTCTCGTATATACATTCCTaactaaattctaaatttcttATTACATATTCAACATGTTTTAATACATACGAATTATATACATTTTCTTATACAAATTATATACATTTTCTTATACAAATTATATACATTTTCTTATACATATTATATACATTTTCTTATACATATTACATACATTTCTTAATACTTACTATACAggtaaacctgtttttgtgcggtactTTTTTGTTCGATTTCTCGTTTGTGCGACCCTTTCTGTGCCATTTTATTATCAAATCAGAACTTAGATCACACAATCTATTCGCTCAGATAATAAAATCGCGCAAAAAGGGTCGTACAAACGAGAAATCGTACAAAAAAGGATCGCTCAAAAACAGGATTTCCTGTATACATTTATCGCACAGTTCCGCAAAAAGCTGCGAAAGCGgtgaaaaatttcgattttacgTTGAATCGTTTTGGTGTCTTTCTCTGTGCAGTAGACACTAAAACGATGCAACGTAATATCGCAATTTTTCAGCTATCTCGCACCTTTACGAAAACCAAACATTTTCATCGATCGATTGTAGGAATAATATCATGTCTAAGTTAGAACCGGACAAACGGTTTCTTTGCTTAGTCATTATCTGCCCTGCTTTCGAGAACAAACGTTCCGAAGGAACAGACGTCGCTGAATTACATAAAAATTGCATAGCTATTTTATGCACGTTTGGATACTGTGCTCGTATTTCATTCCACACTATAAGTGGGTCACAGGTCCTCGGAGCGACTGTAGTATTTAAATACTGCCTCAGTTCAATGGGAATTCCTCCGGCGCTGTCATCTCCATGCACGTGATTGCTTTCAGCTACCATGGAATCATGAATCGCCCACAAGTCGTCGGTAGTGGTGTTTGTTTCTGGCTCTCCTGATATCCGAAGATTGTATTCGAATTCAGGTGACTCTTCCGCAGCTGTTCTGACAAGTTCCCCTGTGAAGCAACAGAAATATTGCcgataaaatattttgtttctgtcgtgttgttttttttctcaataggacAAGCAAGAAAAGACTAACTCACCAACCCATGAAATAGCGGGGGCCACCGTGAGAGGACTTTCAAAATGTATTTTCTTGAATCGGGGATCAAGAAGCGTTGCGACCGCGAAAAGTTTTCTTTTTCCTACatcattgaaatatttcatgATGTGCAGCATAATGCTGTTTTTTACAGACATAGCTTCAGCAGAATCAAGCTGCATACTTGTATAGCtctgaaattgatgaaaaatattgttattACTCGAAAGGAACCGTTGAACCAGTCAGGCAGAgttattattataaaaaaaatgtgaaaaattatcgatgaactaaaaagttgttcaataggcTATGTCGTTCGATTAGATTAGGTTCAACGATATgttttctaaaatgttactaCGTCTTCTTGAACAAATTTGAGTAACGAAGTGAGTGATTGTTCAGAAATACACCAAAAATCGTGAGAAAACTTATATTAAAAACCTCCGACTTCTGGCAGTTCTCAAATCTCACTTCAGGCATGGAGTCCATAAACTAGAAGATTGTTTGGGCAAGTGTATTGAAGTTCAGAGAAATAAccataaattgaattaaatagGTTTCTAACTATATATTCGTTAAATTCCCGTTGAAAGTTAAATAGAAAAACATAATagagtagaaccccgattgtccgcggaatagtctggcaacgTAACCTCGGATaacaaaaatcgcggataacgtaaTAGAGGGACAAAAATGGAATACTAAcgcgaaaaaaagatattatgAAACGACAAAACATATTAAATACTCTGATGCTTATTATACAAAAAACACTTACGATTTTTAGCAACCGAACCAATGGGATAATTTTACTGATCGTCACGTACTTTTCAGCTGACATTTCGGTAGTTACTGTTTCCAATGGGTGGAGAACTTTGCAGATTTCCTTCAAAATTGACAACTCATCTGCTGTTAACATAGTTGGTGTTTTAGGAACAACGAGCAGTACCCTTGAAATATAGTGTGCCATTACAAGGAATCTTTCTATCATTGCCATAATCGAATTCCATCGTGTTCGGACATCCAACACTAGTCCTAGACATTGTCCTTCCTTTTTATTATCGGCCAACTGCAGTTTTCTCAGTTCTCTGGTGGCTGTTTCACTTGCTTTGAAGAACTTGATTATTGTTTTCATCTTCTTGATTATATATATCATATTTTTCTCTGGTGTAATGGAAACCTCTATCGTACAATGATCCTCAACACCATCCAGCTCATCGTCGTTATCCTCTTCTATGACCGGCTCCATCCGAGCTGCGTATGCTTCTTTGTACAAGGGGACTGCTTTGCTTGCGATCAAGTTGATTGTGTGGGCGAAGCACGGTACATGGCGTCGTTCACCGTACTCCATTCTTACTGCCCCTAGTATGTTTGCACCGAGATCGGTCGTTACACAAGAAATTGTTTCGTTTTTaataccccaatcgttgcagCAAACCCGCAACAGATTCGCAATGTATTCTGATGTTTTCGATTGTTTGCATTCAACAACTCCTAGCAAAACGGAGTGTAGTTGAGAATCTAAACGAAAAATGGTTCATCAAAAAGTTTGAAGGAAGCCATGCTTGTAAAAAATActctgaaaataataaaatattttacgaCCGTAAAGGGATTTTCAGTTTAATTCTCAATCGGAATTAATCCTAACCGAAAAAAGCAATCTTACGCAACCTTTTTTTATATAAGCAAGCATAGCTGAAATttcgaaatcattttttttttgttttcttctcaATCTCTCTGTATGATTTGGTGGTACAcctttaattttttcttaaacAACCGTAATCGAACGCGGTGTCGGTGAGCAGATTCGCAACTCACAGACAAATTGACTCAAATGTTCATAACATGATAGCGATATGTTCAGTATTTGGGTTTTTGTTTGCATTTTACCCTAACCAATCAAGGGTATAAATGTatgtaacttaaaaaaaatagagataAGTATTATTCAAAATGAACCGCCCTTTGCATCTCAGGTAACAGTAAAATTTTATTGTTTCTAAGCATCGAGAGGTGAAGGTTTTCAAAACAGCTAGATAATCAATTAATTAGTCTTaatatttggaatattttaaacatatttaGCAGTGGAAGAGTTTTCCTCAGGTATGAACAAGATTTATCGTGGTACAACTTCTTTGCatttatacagtaagttacagcTAATTCGACATTTAGAGGCACCACTCAGCGTCACACTGGAAGCGGTTCTGATCttagacaagacgtgacaactggctttttacttttctttctgCATTTCGTCGACCAAGTTCTAGATAATAGGGAAGTGAGATTTGAAAGTTGccaaatttcataaaatttcggaagattattttcccatgaaaaacatgagttcttcgtatcatgtattttctgagctgcaccatttttttgtataaattttttaaccgaatgtcacatatttcaaacaataagtatttctcgttattttggtatgcaaaaaaaaaaataaatgtgaagagataaagaaaactagaaaacgtagatttgatagtcggagtatgatatgttgaaataaattaattaaattcatAGTTCGTTTTACCGTTTatacttcacgatgaaaacgcCACGCCATTAAATTTCGTTTTGCGAGTTAAAGAAAATTATGGGTTTCGTGTagaattaatatttttcaaatagaaattatgaatgaaaattaattctccgcatcaaattagtgttcaatgtgaatggaaaactttgctttcttcatatggtaaaaaaatctcgtacaaaaattgtatctgaagataattttatattataatgagaatatcggaaagtgtatagaaaataggttaagttagagtaaaaaagggGTGCTtcgagtaaataaataacgccaagtaaataTTTTCGTtcagattttagcaatttaaaagtgcattcgggccgagtagtaagacttgttaaaaatgaatttcgtatccaaatgtcgacaccgtatcgttgtcatcgcggatacacttcatttcgttttcactgtgtagtgtatacgggaataaggccttataattgataattgattgatatcgttcaaatactatcagtactgaaatattgataaaataatacattcccaaattataacatcagaggcgaaccagcccaggaggctaaaagcctctcaaataaagaatatataaaaaaatgttatttgttatccttattttttttgctaactgctttatatttggaaaataattgaatgctcttctctgttagtccgctgctattatgctatgctagatggcaggagaatcacaaaaaaatgtaggatggaaattccgatgcaatgtttccctctcttcaggaactgaacagctgacgtaatagaaacgaaaatatacaaagaatccaTAATAGATATTATCGCTAAAGTGATATGTGAATGcaactattattcaattttgaatatatttggcaatacTGTGAAAATGTTAGAAATCCCACTTTTTGTGTATTTTATCtttgtcaattattttcctcatcaaccaattagaagccgagttgcaagttgtccgagtttgacagaaaaagtggtccggaatcggccccctattatcatgtctcgtctcaggttcTGACCTGTAATTCACATtcgtgatgacagtggtacagtgtcgactttcaatggggggccataatttgggccccgaactcggggtttacaaaaatgtccaattgaaCGTATCGCATTACATATCTGTCCaattagatgtaacttactgtagaacaaagttattcAGTTTCACTTGTAACAAATTTAGACAATTCTAAGATGTAACAAAGATAAGTTATCCCTTGGAATTAGAATTAGCCTGTACTACAAGATGGTTCTAGCCAGAAACGCTTTGGCTAAAAAAAAAAGgcggccgtacactgtttgtccggaagtcaaatatttgatacttttttgacgtaggactacgtctaaccggaagatatagggggtgaaatggaaatctaggcactgaacaagtaggaaaaaatgcaagatttggaacgcttataactcgagcatttctcaatagatcgcaaaggtttttgcatcaattgataggaaatatatctacgcatctatcagaacgaataacatttcatttttcttgagataaataattgaataattgtgaaatatcaagcattctcaaaattcactatgtgcccatttttgattggttcattttgtgctcctcaaatcgtaccgaccaaaacgggcaaccagaggagcagcgaaatagaatgaagcacgattggaaaggaaaaagaaaaaaatgaacgaaacattggtcgcagtctcacacatgcgtaattctcgagccagccagtcagcttaaaaatccccgctccgctgccgtaacgatcattctcattcaaaccgtacaccacatcggttcgcatcacaacacatcaacaaaccaacccaagaacccatgtctggacatggtaaaggaggaaaagtgaagggaaaggcaaaatcccgctcgaaccgtgttgatatggagttccccgcaagggtagctaggccgagcgcgttagtaccagtgcaccagtccacctagccgtcgttatatagtttcggccgccgaagtgatcgagttggctggtaaagctgctcgcgacgataagaaaaaccgcattcagaacagaacacatcaagacaacaacaggcagttgcagcgagtggcgagtggcaaacgcaatcgcaaaacggcagcaggtagcagaagaaaaaagtttgttctttttacaatctgctttgatggcaaatccagaacaaggcggcatcgagggcgttcgaaatggtttttgacgtaggactacgtctaaccggaagatatagggggtgaaatggaaatctaggcactgaacaagtaggaaaaaatgcaagatttggaacgcttataactcgagcatttctcaatagatcgcaaaggtttttgcatcaattgataggaaatatatctacgcatctatcataacgaataacatttcatttttcttgagataaataattgaataattgtgaaatatcaagcattgtcaaaatgcactatgtgcccatttttgattggtccattttgtgctcctcaaatcgtaccgacaaaaacgggcaaccagagcagcagcgaaatagaataaagcacgattggaaaggaaaaagaaaacaatgaacgaaacattggtcgcagtctcacacatgcgtaattctcgagcctgccagtcagcttaaaaatccccgctccgctgccgtaacgatcattctcattcaaaccgtacaccacatcggttcgcatcacaacacatcaacaaaccaacccaagcagccatgtctggacatggtaaaggaggaaaagtgaagggaaaggcaaaatcccgctcgaaccgtgttgatctggagttccccgcaagggtagctaggccgagcgcgttagtaccagtgcaccagtccacctagccggcgttatatagtttcggccgccgaagtgatcgagttagctggtaaagctgctcgcgacgataagaaaacccgcattcggaacagaacacattcggttctgtggacatcaagacaacaggcagttgcagcgagtggcgagtggcaaacgcaatcgcaaaacggcatcaggtagcagaagaaaaaagtttgtcctttatacacactgctttggtggcaaatctagaacaaggcggcatcgagggcgttcgaaatggtttttttcaaaaccacgagtactaagttttctaaattggaaccattccataaaacaaggcgcttttcagggccattaaaccttccaaaaaagagtttaggaaatacagttcaatgctttctaaaacaatatccaaaataataataaaacacaaattgatttttttataatttgtttaccaggatatgatgagtatgtgaatttggcagttgttctgagcttattgattttcaccaattcttaaattgcttctagattgaaagtacagtaatttacacttatctcgacatttagctaattggacggaccagtaatgcgacatatttagttggacatttttgtaaacatagagttcggggtccaaattatgaccccacattgaaggtcgacactgtaccactgtcatcgcaaatgttcaattacaggttaaaattacctccaatccgatactgagtggtggtaatgcgacgtgccattgaatgtaatttactgtaaaatatgtcacaagctggatgggaagaaattttccaactgtgaaagctgtggcgagtggcaaacgcaatacctaaacaggaaggtttaaccgaacaagatgggaatatcgagtgataacaaaaacacaacaccaaaggttcttttcagaaacatcaacatattcatgaagagtaaacagtaaactaatccatttttaaggtagataggtaggtattcacgtaggagaagaaaataaaacaatatatttaaaatatatatttaacaaaagctgtcccttttgtatagtcctacgtcactccggttatgtccccgacattacccacccgtcttttttgagtTTGGTTTGAGATTTGGACAAACATACGAACActattttatgtttatgtttttttattttatgttttatatcaATTATCAAcaaataactgaatatttgcttgtcgtggttcgaatatatttgatcagtacaagttgatcaaattttatctgtcaaaaagaattaaatatttggcttcggccaaacagtgtatgagtacCCTAAGTAATGAGCGAAATTAAAAATCTCATTGCACTCGCTCCATCCTAGTCCTAAATCCTAATATTGTCCAATTAGTCTAATGTTAGATTTAGTGATATTGTCGAATTTTAATCTTGGATagttaaattttatttactgaGCTAATACTTTAATAAAAAATGATCAAGCTTACCATGAATAAAATGCCCTGTGATCCCCAAGTAGCTTCTGACGTTTAACATTTCGGTCCAAACATCTGTCGTTAGACAGATGCTTGTGATCGATCGGAGGCGGTTTCTGACAATTTCTTTgctttttataaatttatttttcaggaTCTCGCGAAACTGTGTCTCGTGCGGCACTTTATATAGTGGGCATACAGTTTTCATTAGTTGACGAAATCCTTTCTTGTCTACTGTACAAAGAGGCATGTTATCCGTACACACCATGTACATGACACAAGTTGTTATTTCTTTTCCTTTGGTACCGCCAgctaaaatgaaaacaaaacgaaaataaaaagaatGCTCGAATATCATTTGACATCATGTCTTTTTATGATGGCGACAGTcgaaaaattttagttttcattaCCAAGTGACCAATTTGAACTATGATTATTTTTAGATAACTTTAAATTCTCTCTCATTAAACATTTTTAATCTCAAATTGAAAACCGCTTGTccatatttttacaaaaaaaaatcaaaacatgctATTGGAAGAacgaaaattaatattattttaatataaGGAACAACTCTAAATGCTATACAAAAATGAATTCTAGGCACGATGAAATTCATCATTTGCTAACCCTAACTTgttcttttatataatttttgggcattcaatgttatgatgaaaatttccaccattatgcaaaaaagagttaacaaaaatttattttcgtgGCCGCCATCatgtatataaaattgaatCAGGTGGGATTACCTCCGTATGAAAAAGGACGATCGAAAGCCGATGTAATAGTTTGTTGCCGTGGACCCATTTTGGGAGTAGTATCAATTCTAGATTCTTGTGATGCTGTTCTTTTTCGTCCCTGATTTAGAACCGGGGCCGGTCTTTCATTAACAGTGGAGAAGGCCAAATTTTTATGCTTGAATGTCAAATGATTGAGCATGTTGCTCGTGTTGCGGCAAAAACTTAGAATATGCAAACATAATTTACATTGTACTTTGTTCCcctcaatttttttaaagaactcCCAAGCCGGACTGATTAtagatttttcttgattttttgtcGAAGGTGTTTCTGACATCGCGAATTTTTCCCAATTAGGCTTCTTCGGTTCCAATCGATATTCAATCTGAAAAGAATAAACCAATTTCAATCACAGAGTGTCGGCTATCTAGAAAAagcttgaaaatcagggaatataaatgaatttaagccctgtcaaaaaaaatcgcctattgaattttaaataatggcagtaattggaaagtttgttatacaaaaatgtttatttatcttggaatattatatatattttttattttttatatttttttctgtgtacATTTACTTTGGTGCATGTTGCCTGCCTTTGTCTGTGCGCGAAGGTAAAGGACAAAAAACGCGAAAGCAAAGCATACTGTTTGGTATGTGcatatgatttttttcctacAACATATGCAAACAGGTTCATATGAATCATATGAAATCAAAAAAGCATACACAATAAATCAAGCCAGTTTCTTTCAAATATCTAACATGTCATTTACCCAAAAGCTCATACCAGCCATCTCCTGGGATGTTGCAATCAGCGGTGCCTGGAAACAGTCATGTGTCACAAATAATTTCGTTCTGTTCAGAAGGACATGATCGTATTGGAAAGATTCACGAGGATCGTTGAGAAGGTCCAACTCGGTCGTGTTGGAATAAGCTACATGATGACGTTGGGCATTGTCCCGTATTATAAATCTGCTCAAAGAACTGTTGAGATTCTTTGCAAGTTTGCTGGtgataatcagaaaaaaaatttaaccaaCATCAGATTCCTTCGTCGACGTAGTTCAATGCTTGGCGTTTCATTTTATCAAATGATTAATCCATTAGCAACTTCTAGTTATTTCGATTAAATTTTCTGTTTTTATCCATGAATGATGGTAATGGAACAAAGAACCATTTATCAGAGAATTGCATttgacaatgaaaaaactccgaaAAACTCGCTAATATTTGATGACAAATAAATTGTGATTTCGTTTGGAATGAAAAGGAATGTTGAATACACCAGCTTTAACTTTCCTCtactcgcgcataggtttgACAGGCAGAGAGTGAATGAGATGGCTgaattaaataattattaaaactgaatgaagttaaagaaaaaaaatctggagttTTGGagtgagtatacgagttacgattttgcgcGGGAATATAGGAGagttaaaaattatgaaattatcGCCGTTAACATATCATCTGACGAAGTTCGCATTCTCCCTTAGGTATTCCGTCGTTGATTTCTGTTGAAAAGCAGGACTCGAAAAGGTTCCGACTATATTAAGCTCCAGCAGAATACTCATATTTCGAATTAGTTTCGTTGTTCAGTCACAATGAACAGGTATTGATAAAATTGAATATAAATCGATTTAGATCGGTAAACATAAATGATTCAATCATTCGGAAAACTCTAACGTGTTAGAAGCTTATTCTTAATATGTTCAGTGCATAATTActggagatgaaacggatattcaaaactatccggccggataccggatatt
Protein-coding sequences here:
- the LOC129761074 gene encoding E3 SUMO-protein ligase ZBED1-like isoform X1: MSETPSTKNQEKSIISPAWEFFKKIEGNKVQCKLCLHILSFCRNTSNMLNHLTFKHKNLAFSTVNERPAPVLNQGRKRTASQESRIDTTPKMGPRQQTITSAFDRPFSYGAGGTKGKEITTCVMYMVCTDNMPLCTVDKKGFRQLMKTVCPLYKVPHETQFREILKNKFIKSKEIVRNRLRSITSICLTTDVWTEMLNVRSYLGITGHFIHDSQLHSVLLGVVECKQSKTSEYIANLLRVCCNDWGIKNETISCVTTDLGANILGAVRMEYGERRHVPCFAHTINLIASKAVPLYKEAYAARMEPVIEEDNDDELDGVEDHCTIEVSITPEKNMIYIIKKMKTIIKFFKASETATRELRKLQLADNKKEGQCLGLVLDVRTRWNSIMAMIERFLVMAHYISRVLLVVPKTPTMLTADELSILKEICKVLHPLETVTTEMSAEKYVTISKIIPLVRLLKISYTSMQLDSAEAMSVKNSIMLHIMKYFNDVGKRKLFAVATLLDPRFKKIHFESPLTVAPAISWVGELVRTAAEESPEFEYNLRISGEPETNTTTDDLWAIHDSMVAESNHVHGDDSAGGIPIELRQYLNTTVAPRTCDPLIVWNEIRAQYPNVHKIAMQFLCNSATSVPSERLFSKAGQIMTKQRNRLSGSNLDMILFLQSIDENVWFS
- the LOC129761074 gene encoding E3 SUMO-protein ligase ZBED1-like isoform X2; its protein translation is MYMVCTDNMPLCTVDKKGFRQLMKTVCPLYKVPHETQFREILKNKFIKSKEIVRNRLRSITSICLTTDVWTEMLNVRSYLGITGHFIHDSQLHSVLLGVVECKQSKTSEYIANLLRVCCNDWGIKNETISCVTTDLGANILGAVRMEYGERRHVPCFAHTINLIASKAVPLYKEAYAARMEPVIEEDNDDELDGVEDHCTIEVSITPEKNMIYIIKKMKTIIKFFKASETATRELRKLQLADNKKEGQCLGLVLDVRTRWNSIMAMIERFLVMAHYISRVLLVVPKTPTMLTADELSILKEICKVLHPLETVTTEMSAEKYVTISKIIPLVRLLKISYTSMQLDSAEAMSVKNSIMLHIMKYFNDVGKRKLFAVATLLDPRFKKIHFESPLTVAPAISWVGELVRTAAEESPEFEYNLRISGEPETNTTTDDLWAIHDSMVAESNHVHGDDSAGGIPIELRQYLNTTVAPRTCDPLIVWNEIRAQYPNVHKIAMQFLCNSATSVPSERLFSKAGQIMTKQRNRLSGSNLDMILFLQSIDENVWFS